The Dreissena polymorpha isolate Duluth1 chromosome 9, UMN_Dpol_1.0, whole genome shotgun sequence genome contains the following window.
TCTTAATTAATATGTGACCACTGGTATTGAAGGGTCTGTCCTGGCGTTTCAAACATagagttctttttttaatttgaacacattttagcACTGCAATTTTTTGTTGGAAATTCCTCATTTATAACACTGTAATGTAGTAAATTATGGAATTTGAAATTATGAGCATAAAGCTTTCCCAGTTGTGTCAACTTTCTTATTATAAATTTCCTTTCTGTTTTTATCCTGGACGTTTACTTTATACCCAATCCAAGccaataaaacttgttttttacCACTGAATCTAATTATTAATAACAAGTAATGCAGTGAAACATTTTGAATTAAACGTTTTTGATTGATTACTAACGCCATTTATTCATTGTTTACCAGGCTTCATCCAGGCAACTAATTCCAAACTAGTTAGGATAAATGTCAACAAATATTTCACGCTTAAGGTAAATAATTACAGCAAGCAAAACCAGTCTGCTTGATTTTGTGGGAACCTTGGCATCTGTATTGTAGTGTAAAATTATGGGCGAGTATTTCAGACCCTTCCTTGCGGAACTCGAAAAATAGTGCCCTACCCCCACCTACAAAATGTCCCTAGAAATTAAATCCCTCTCAAAAATCACCATTGAAGCTTCAAAATCATGGAAATCTGTGAGTTTGAAGAGGATTCTCATCCCTGATATAATACAAAGAGAACAATTCATAAATataaaagggctgtttgtaaaacatgaatgccccccatatgggctgtcagttgtagtggcagccattgtgtgactgGACTACATTGGAGCTTCAAAATCATGGAAATCTGTGACTTTGAAGAAGATTCTCATCCCTGATATAATACAAACATGACAatttgataaatataatattaattgtaataCTAATAGTAACCATTTTTCAACAAAGTATCTTACCTTAAACTGACAGTATTTCTGAATCAGGGGGAATGAATCTGCACTACTACTTCTTGACACACCTGTTCAAAACAGGGAAAATGCATGTGACATTTAAATTGTCTTCAGCAACAATAAAAGTAAATTTTACAAAATCATAAATTTTACGAAGTCagatataaacataaaatatatataaactggTTTTGTTTGATAAAGCTTTGTAGAAAAGATCCATATACATCCAATATTAAACCATGGTCTATGTGCTTTTCAATCAATTAGCATTACGTTTTTGTATGTTGGTGTACAGTAATTAAGATTGATTAGAAATAATCAAGTATGCTTATAAACACTAATGTTTTAATCTGGAATGAATTGTGGCTGATCATTTAGACCCCTCCCAACCACACCACCATATCAGACTTTTTTAATAACTCAAGACATATTTTACACTATGCTGATCTACATAATGACTCAAGTCTTTTAATATATCGTGAATCTTTACATGAGCTTTTTAATGTGATCCTTAACTGCAATGAAGTGAGCAAAATGTAATATATGTGACTAAATAAGGCATGGGAAAAACTAtggtacaaacaaaatattcaacacGAAAaatctttatacatgtataaacatacataaaatataaagttTCCTAAATCATACCTGAATAGTCACTAGCAAGAGACAGATCACCATGGTTGATAAAAGTACCACCTGAAAACACGTTTACTGCATTATGTGCCCCATAGTTGTTAACAGACCCAGCCCCTACTGAATCTCCAGGGACAGAAAAATTGATCTGCTGAATTCGTTTTTTAGTTTCTGCTTGTGGTTCTCTTTCCCTGCACGTAAGTCCTGCAAATGAATTATGATGAGAAATAAATAACATCTTGTATTGATTAAAGCATGAAAATGCTCACCTGAATAGAGGCCTCATACTAAGGCCATATCATAGAAACAATTTCATGTACCGGGGGTATGCTTAAGCATGTAAAACACTTAAGACTAATAAATCAACCATTCCTACAGGTGTAACCTGGACCATTATAATTGAAGAGCAACACAGATTTTATTGCAAAAAGTCACTTTATTTATTACACATGGAGCATATCACAGAAAGCCTTGTATTTCACACAGTTACCCATGTGTTTGACCTTTAaaccttttttattattatttaggcATAAAAGAAATACTCGCGCTTTATTGTTGTGATCTTTCCCTATAATAATCATGTCTGTGATTTGACtgtacaaaacaaacaacatcaaACTATTGATTGAATTGATTTTATATTGAATTGATTTAATGAGATGAAATCTCATTAATATCATGGCCTGATACGCAATATCAAGCTATAATGGTTTTAACACAATTTCAGAATACCAGAAATGGATCGGTAATTAATCCATCATTACTTTAGTCTTTGAGCATTAACCATTTTCCCATTCGTAGTAACAGTGATTATCTGCATCCACTAACCAAACTGGGCTCAAATGaaatcccaagctaggtctccATGCAAACTTGAGACAATCTCATCATCACGATTGATatatacaagaaaccgtcggagacgggtgatgctccccaaaggttttttttgtcactatatattcagataaaaggaaacgtcttgaggggcataactttggacaaaataatacgatggatggttaagcaacttaaaaatttcaaagggccataactctctaaataaatcatctaaccagaacccactaataacatgcgcatctcctcaaggtagttaagcttcccataaagcttcattgaagtccagtcagtagttggggaggaatagcccggacaagaattgcactttatgtacagtttatagaaaatttcaaaggaccataacccggacaagaattgcactatatgtacagttgatggaaaatttcaaagggccattactctgtgaaaaatcatctgaccagaactggctgataacatgcccatctcctcttggtagtgaagcttcccataacgtttcattgaattccggtcattagttgctgagaaatagcccggacaagaattgcactatatgtacagataatggaaaatttcaaagggccattactctgtgaaaaatcatcccaccACAAcgtgctgataatatgcacatcgcctcttgatagtgaagcttcccataaagtttcattgaattctggtcattagttgctgagaaatagcccggacaaaaattgtgcacggacgaaaggacacacggacagacaaagcggcgactatatgctcccccccaaaatattttgggggagcataaaaaccttCACTTATTGACCAGAATTCCAACTTTACTCTGCCTACTGCCTGTctgaccaaccaaccaaccaatccCCTGAAAAAACAAAAATCCACAAACATGGATATTCAAGTTTATTAAAGACAAGGGTAAGGCCTCTATTTTGCAAACAAACATTATGCTCTTGTCATGCTGACAGCAGAAAACAGCCGATTTACAATGTATGGTCTCTAATATCAAATAGCTAACAATATGGAATAAGATTTCATGCCATTTGAACGAGTAATTTAATGGATTGCAGCTCATCTTTTGTGTAACAAACCTAGACATGTGTCACAGACACATATATGCCCAGGACACATGTTTGGACCAGACAAATCGGCAATAAATCCAGCATAAATCTACCATGGACCAAAGAAAAATTCCGCCAAAACTGGTCGCAGTAAAAAATTCCTTTATTAATTATCACTTTCACATTCATGTCATTAATTTGTGAAAGTTTCAGCAAAATCTGCCAACCATTTACATTAGTTGAAAACACACCACTCTGTGACTAACAGAAAAACAGACATGTTAagtaattctgccaaaacttgttGAAGCAAAATTCCTTTCTTAATGATAATGTACACTGAGAAAGTTAATGTTAGATCCACACAGTTGTTGAACAGGAGCTGAAAGTACAAGCTATGAAACAAACTAACATATTGAAGTCCAAGTGCATGTCTTGATGCCTACCACCCTACAGTGGCATAAAAATGTGTCTGACACAACATGCATTAAGTTTACCATCCAACTCCTTTGGTGTCACAAGCTTGGAGACGGCCAAGTAGCGGTTCTCGCAGGCATGTAAGGCTGCAGCCAGCAGGTGGCGAGGGTTCTCTCCACACCCGACTACTACATCGTGCCACGCATTCAGCAGGGCAAATATCTGGTCATCCATCTGTAGAAAACATGGACAAATAGATTCAAATAAAGCTGAGTGATGATTTGGCTGTTGAATCATGTTTTACTTTATCAAAAGGTAAAAGTTCTTCATACTTTTGGAACATATATGATAAAAGCAGATGCATAAAAGTAGAGagcataaaaagaaaacaacagatTTGAGGTTTTACATgcattttttatgaatttaaatgaagtatttcaAATGTCTTACATTGGGATACGCATGTTTCAATCTTGCAAACTGAGGCTCTGTAAAGCCGAGATAAATTCTCAGCATGGTGAACTCTGTACCTGAAAGAATGAAGTTTGAAAGAGTGATGAATACTTTCTCAGAAAAGGCAAATTTTTCTcagaatttatttaacaaataataattcagAAATAGAACTCTttcaaaatttctttaaaaaaatgttcaacgtAAATGAACAATTGCATATTAAATTATGAAGTAACAATCTTAACAAGCTGTATCCCAGCAAATATTGGACAGATTTCAGCTTTATGATGGAATATCAAAGTCTATTTCTGACTTTGGATTCATGGATCAATAAAGACTATATCATCGATAAAGATTTTATATATTGGAtttatagtacatgtatttgaagtCACATAAATACTTCAaacttttgcaaaatattttgtcaaataaagttaatccataaaaaaaacattgttcgTTATACATGTAGCAATAGCCAATTTTttaatgctagatgtggtatggcaACCTAGattaaacaagatacaaaatgcttgtttttattttttgtgcgagaatatattccatgtgaatttctggCATTGATATCTGAACATTTACAAGCTAATGCGAGACTGGCTTCAGGCAGTGCCGGAAGAATGACATATTCATGAGAACTAGGTCGTGCTTCTGATACTGACCGAAGCCAATCTCATATCTTCATACTTTTATACTGTTATTCTGATTAGCATGAGTGTCACATCTTGTTTTCTGAAAAGCTTTGCTTTATATTTATGTACATAAGTCAAAATAAATTTCTGTTATGGTATGAATcataaattatttatgatattcaTGACACTTAAACCGTTTTGTCTCAATTGTACCAGTGTTATTTGGCCTAGTAAACATCTGCTTTACTTTATTTGTGTAATTGAATATCGGTAAGTATTggataaatatgtaatatatgaaCTGCAAAAGTATATTaagaatacatgtttatattctgAGAGCTGATATTTACATATGATCATCATCTTATAAAACATATAGTTACCAGAAAATAATTTTGATTGGCATGTTTATTATTTGTGATTTGTTTGTAAATCTCCAACTGAAAAATCTGTCAAAAATACCTATTGGGTTGAGAAAAGCTGATTCACCAATATTTGCATGATTGCAGAATGTGATGCCAATACATAGCTAACATCGGTTTGCACATCCTATGTCTATCTTATTTAGTAAGTCGATATATGGCCCACATTAAAAAATGATTTCAGATCGACATCACTGATACTTAATGAATCTGCCCATACTtaaagcatttatctttccatataaccttgacctttgaactagggACAAAGACCTTGTACACTATAAGTCATACGTTTTAGAATTTGCAAATAACAGATGATGTAAGGGTCTTCAAAAGCTGTATTTTGCCCATATTTCAACAGTGGAATTTACGTATAAAGTTTGCCTTTACGATTGAGATTTTCGTTTCAACACATTGTTTCCATATGATGAAAAGTTGTGTAAGTTATATTAAAAGTGCTATAtaaatgatgaagttacagtctgCATAAGCCAACACAAGAGGTGCATGAACACAAACCAAACCGCCATGGTGGCATCTTTATCAAAGTGATAGTATTAGGGCTCTTCACAAAAAACTTAGTCTAAGTAAGTCTAAGTAATATAAGTGTATCTTTAGGGATGATAAAAGATTTGATCTACATAGCTCAGCATACTTATTTCTTTGCTTATTTCTTTAATGAGTCTTGGCTCCATTCGTTGTCTCGGATCCGTTCCCGACATTGTGGCAGGCCTTGTGCAGGCTTTTTTGTTGCCGAAAACTATTTGATGTTCTCCTCAAACCTTTAAAGAACACACAGTATATTAAGCCCATGCATTCTCAATGCcatacaaatttaatatttgacCATAAATAGGCTTAAATAGAAGACATGAAAACAATAACTATTTATACAGACTGTAAGTTGaataaacaacaatatatttttgGGCTTACATCTTCAAAGAGGATTTCTTACTGCAAGTTTGCTTATAATGCTTTAACATCTGAAAAATTTTCTTCAATTTTCATCTATTAAATCTATTACAAAAATTCATAATTCACCACAAATTTCTATAAACTGTCTTTGATTTTCCCTAAAAGCACCCTTGGGGCCTTGCATTTCTCTGAAGGATGGAGTTTATTCGGAATAGAAAATCATACATATATTTTCATTTCTACGAAAATATCCTCACTTTACTGTGTAGCACATTCTATAACCATATCAGTAAATGATAAATtagatgcatgtacatgtatttggatTGATTGTTTAAGcaaaacattaattaacaatTATTGACGAATGTAATCATTTATATAAGGGAACTTTGAATTatcaatatttttgaaattaGATAATAGCATTTATTCAGAAATTGTTTTCtgtaatgtttattaaaacaaaataataaatggaagatatataaattaatataatgaatctgagtcagtcaaccagtttagaatctcgcggcaaaaaacgttaattcttttgaccacaataatttctttcaggatttagtgtcaatgtgagaagatgttaatata
Protein-coding sequences here:
- the LOC127844162 gene encoding uncharacterized protein LOC127844162 isoform X3; protein product: MSGTDPRQRMEPRLIKEISKEISTEFTMLRIYLGFTEPQFARLKHAYPNMDDQIFALLNAWHDVVVGCGENPRHLLAAALHACENRYLAVSKLVTPKELDGLTCREREPQAETKKRIQQINFSVPGDSVGAGSVNNYGAHNAVNVFSGGTFINHGDLSLASDYSGVSRSSSADSFPLIQKYCQFKDPNVEMSDHEVSSKPNIRRLLEQPDSESRHALHSMFPEAPVTNTTLESQQEAMLRQQEEQRWNLQGKNVSRSSSADSFLQNQKYGQLKTQNADAETWNTGLSVKIVSNQ
- the LOC127844162 gene encoding uncharacterized protein LOC127844162 isoform X4: MSGTDPRQRMEPRLIKEISKEISTEFTMLRIYLGFTEPQFARLKHAYPNMDDQIFALLNAWHDVVVGCGENPRHLLAAALHACENRYLAVSKLVTPKELDGLTCREREPQAETKKRIQQINFSVPGDSVGAGSVNNYGAHNAVNVFSGGTFINHGDLSLASDYSGVSRSSSADSFPLIQKYCQFKDPNVEMSDHEVSSKPNIRRLLEQHVSRSSSADSFLQNQKYGQLKTQNADAETWNTGLSVKIVSNQ